From Herbaspirillum sp. WKF16:
CTTCGCCAGGCGCCGCGGCAACTGGCGCACCGAACTCACCTTGACGTCGACATACGAAGGCATGCGGCTGCGCACGCGCTGCGCCGTCAGGTGGCCCAGCATCGCATTGCCGATCAGGTATTGCGTCACCCAGGCAGTGCGCACGCCCAGCTCGCGCGCGGTCTTCAGGTTGTCCACGGTATCTTCCACCAGGATGCAGCGGCGCGGATCGATCTTCTGCCGCGCCAGCAACTTGCGCAGCATCAGTCGCGACGGCTTGGGCCGCAGCTGGCGGTGCACGTGCATGGATTCGATCGAGATGTGGTGCGAGAAATGGCGGTGCAGCCCAAGGTGACGCACCAGCTGGCGCGAGTAGCGGCGCGGCGCGTTGGTCAGCAGGATCTTGCGCCCGGGCAGTTGGCCCAGCCAGCGGCCGATGCCGCGCTCGGCGCGCACCATGCCCAGCAGGTCGTCGAACAGATGCGCCTCATGCAGGAAGTCCTCGATGCGCACGCCGTGATGGCGCACCATGCCCATCAGGGTCGCGCCATACAGTTTCCAGTAATGACGGCGCAGGTGATTGACCGCCGCCTCGTCGGACGGATGTCCGCCCTGCTCCAGCACGCGCGTGATGTAGCGATTCATGTTGGCGTTGATCGCCGGGAAGATCGCGTGCGAGGCGTTGTGCAGGGTATTGTCGAGATCGAACAGCCAGAGCGGTGTAGTATTGGACGCCATAAATCAAACAACGAAGCAATGAAGAAACAAGCAAGGAAAGGCAAGCGGTGAAAGGCTTTGCGCAACGACTGATTATAGTGACATTGGCCCTGCTGTTCAGTCTCTACCTGCCGGCCGCGCATGTGGCGGCGGCAAGCGCGCCGCAGGCCGCCGGGCCGGCGCCCGATCGCGGCGCGCTGTACCGGGTCTCCGACGGACGCCACACCTTGCACCTGTTCGGCACCATCCACGTCGGCGCCCCCGACTTCTATCCGCTGGAACCCCGCATCGCGCGCGCGCTCAAGGAGGCGCCGGCGCTGGCCCTGGAGCTGGATCCGCAGAATACCGGCGCGCTGCAGGCTGCGGTGCTGCGCCACGGCGTCTATCCCGAGGGACGGCGGTTCGAGCAGCAGCTCGAACCGGCCCTGGCATCGCGCACGCTGGCAGCCCTGCGCCGCTACCAGTTGCCGGCGGAGCAACTGCAGAACTTCCGCCCCTGGATGCTGGCCACGGCGCTGACCGTGCAGGAGTACGCAAGCGGCGGCTACAAACCCGAACTGGCGGTGGACAGCTATCTGGCCGCTGCGGTACGCGCGCATGGCGGCAAGATCGTCGAGCTGGAAAGCGCGGAACGCCAGATATCGGTCTTCAGTCGCCTGGACGCGGCCCAGCAGGCGCAATTCCTCGCCGATACCCTCGATGAGCTGGACGACGCCGAGCTGGCGCACAAGCTCGATGCGCTGGTCGGCGCCTGGCGCCGCGCCGACAGCGGCGGCTTCGAACAGGCCTTGAAGGAAATGGACGAAGACCAATCCTTCGCCAGCCGCTTCACCCGCCAGGCCTTGCTGGATGAGCGCAATCCCGGCCTGGCCGACGGCATCGCCGCGCTGCTGGCGGCGCAGGACAAGAGCGTGGCCGCCATCGGCATCCTGCACCTGGTGGGGCCGGGCAGCGTGCCGGAATTGCTCGGGAAGAAGGGGCTGCGAGTGGAGAAGATCTACTGAGCTGCGAACGCCGCGCGCAAACAAAAAGGGATGAGCATGCTCATCCCTTTTTTATGACCGGGCTCGGCCCATGGCCGCCCGCTCGGATCAGTGCGAACGGATCATGGTGCCGAAGGCCTGCTCGGTCAGCACCTCCAGCAGCAGCGAGTGCTCGATGCGGCCGTCGATGATGTGCACGGTATTCACGCCCGACTTGGCCGCGTCCAGCGCCGAAGAGATCTTGGGCAGCATGCCGCCGGAGATGGTGCCGTCGGCGAACATCTCGTCGATCTCGCGCGCCGACAGGTCGGTCAGCAGGTTGCCCGCCTTGTCTTGCACGCCGGCGATGTTGGTCATCATGATCAGCTTTTCGGCATGCAGGATTTCCGCGATCT
This genomic window contains:
- a CDS encoding pyrimidine 5'-nucleotidase, which encodes MASNTTPLWLFDLDNTLHNASHAIFPAINANMNRYITRVLEQGGHPSDEAAVNHLRRHYWKLYGATLMGMVRHHGVRIEDFLHEAHLFDDLLGMVRAERGIGRWLGQLPGRKILLTNAPRRYSRQLVRHLGLHRHFSHHISIESMHVHRQLRPKPSRLMLRKLLARQKIDPRRCILVEDTVDNLKTARELGVRTAWVTQYLIGNAMLGHLTAQRVRSRMPSYVDVKVSSVRQLPRRLAKLGVARAR
- a CDS encoding TraB/GumN family protein — encoded protein: MTLALLFSLYLPAAHVAAASAPQAAGPAPDRGALYRVSDGRHTLHLFGTIHVGAPDFYPLEPRIARALKEAPALALELDPQNTGALQAAVLRHGVYPEGRRFEQQLEPALASRTLAALRRYQLPAEQLQNFRPWMLATALTVQEYASGGYKPELAVDSYLAAAVRAHGGKIVELESAERQISVFSRLDAAQQAQFLADTLDELDDAELAHKLDALVGAWRRADSGGFEQALKEMDEDQSFASRFTRQALLDERNPGLADGIAALLAAQDKSVAAIGILHLVGPGSVPELLGKKGLRVEKIY